The segment GCACTTTtgtaaatggaaaaaagggtgTTTTGGGGAAGGGGCCAGCAAGAGACCGAGTTAAATCGGAGGTGATACAACAgatttgtaattattttcaaacatTACTAGTAAGGCAGCTGATGAGTATTCGCCTTGTggacatatacatatgggTGTTGCTTTGGAAGAGCCtctggggggaagaagcggggAGGAACCTTATATAAGCTAATAGTTTGTTGTGCGATTTTTACTTAGAGTGAGGGGTTCATGGTCCCCCCCCCGGATGAGTTCATATGATGGAAAGTGAGCTACGTGGTGAGGCAACGAGATAGACGGTACGTGGTGGGCGCATTCATCTGTGCTCCCCTGGACAGTTAGCACAACCTTTTAACATATCTCCACCCACATGTTTCATTTGTGAGCGTTTCCATCTCGTCcttgcttctttttatttgatcATTTCATGGCTACGCGGCTCGGGGCACCTTTCAGTCTCGCTCCTTTGAGGGGAGCCTCCGCGTAGGCCTTATTTCCGCTATCGTAACGATGACTTGGGggggaatacaaaaaagaacattttaTACTCCCCCCATACAAACATGCCATTAATTTGGACTTGTACGTATGCTGAGGGGGCACCACAAGGGTAGTTTTGTTAATCTTTTCATTTCAAaatggtttaaaaataattttcctctttgtaGTGGTAGATAACAGAGTAgcctctttcatttttgtagaaaCGGCACCACgataggggaaaaaaaaaaacgcgtaataaaaatgaagtcccccccccaaaaaaaaaattatatgccCATTTGAGCGCAtatcaaattggaaaaaatagtaaGTGAAAAACTCTAACTTGGCAGTTGCatgtacaagaaaaaaacgcaattatgcaaaaaaaaaaaattgctaactTGGGAAGAACTATTTTTATggttgttttccccttttatgcctccaaaaaattttgaggCAGTTTCCCCCGGGAGGTAATTAATTAAGCGGTTCACGATTGAGCGACGTTTCGCAAAAATTATGGCATCATAAATAAACACTGCTTACATTGTGGCGCATAATTATACATACGTGTGAGCAACGTGAGGGACGAAGGGAGGCGCTTCACCCATTGGTCATTTGCTTTAGATTTGAGGAAATCCACTTTGTATTATTTGGAAGAGTAAAGGGAACGTGCTGCGTggtcttccccccctttatCATTAGCACAACATAGGATAGCACAACGTAGCAGAGAACGAGCCacctctttttgttttccccggAACGCGCCAAGTAATACGAATGAACACAGCATGTAGAAATGGGACCCTACGTATGGGGTGGTACTGCATGCCCGTTGCGCAGCCCAGTTTTTTCTCCGTTGCGAGGCGATTTTGGGCCCCATCTCATTTCGCGCTGTGATGTAGCTTCGGTGTAGCTGAGGTGTATTGGTTTGGACGCCTCCACTTTGATGCTCCATTTTGCCGCCCCACTTTGATGCTCCATTTTTCCGCCCCACTTTGATGCTCCATTTTGCCGCCTCActttgtttccccccttgcAGTGGACGGCTTCAACGAAAATTACTTGAACGATGAGGACGACTTCATGGGAGACGAGTTCGGACAAGGAGTGGACAGCGACGATGGTGACAACTACGAAAATGACATAGACATTATAACGgaaaatcaaattaaaaaggaaaagtcaGATTACGAACATTCGGATGCAAATGACGATAACATCAGAATAACAAGCCCTTATTTAACCAAGTATGAAAAGGCCAGAATTATAGGCACTAGAGCTTTACAAATAAGCTTAAATGCCCCCTTGACGATACCGATAGAGAcacaagggggaggagatGTATCAAATGGGAAGAATGAATATGATAATTACCTTAACAATGACCCGTTGGTGATTGCAGAAAAGGAGTTACATAACAAATCGATTCCGTTCATTCTGAGGAGGTACTTACCCAATGGTAGTTACGAGGATTGGAAGTTGGACGAGTTGATAATTGACTAGCCGTGTTGGTTTAGGTGAGGCGGCATTTCTCCCGTTAGGCTATACATTCTCGAATTGATGTTAACTTCGCTAGCTGAGTTTTTTTGGCCCCTTTTGTCGTTTTGTACGTTGctttgtttcattttgttatattttttttttaatgttgcATTGTGCCTTTTGGGATGGGGGAGCGGTTCTACAAGGTCTAACTCTTCCGTTTGTGTGTACAGCACAACACTTCAATTAGTCAACACGGCAACgatattcctttttgctgAAGGAATCCgcaaagtgtttttttttttaatgaagtAATTACTCGCTTCGgcttcttttcattttatcttttttccatattacaatcatttgaatttttttttttttttttttttttatNNNNNNNNNNNNNNNNNNNNNNNNNNNNNNNNNNNNNNNNNNNNNNNNNNNNNNNNNNNNNNNNNNNNNNNNNNNNNNNNNNNNNNNNNNNNNNNNNNNNNNNNNNNNNNNNNNNNNNNNCTTAAAGTATGATATTAATAACCCCAGGGTTGTTTAATATctgtacaaaattttcataacTGCGTTACTCTTACAAAATAATAGTCTTCTGTATAATTTATGTTTTGGGGGCGACACGGGTGCGCAACATCGCACTCGCACATGAGTTGGAGAGACAtccaaatggaacaaaaatgggaaaaagaaacagaaaaagaaacagaaaaggaaacataaaaagaaacataaaaagaaacagaaaaggaaacataaaaagaaacagaaacagAAAGATCGTTATGTGATGTCCCTCCGGAGGGACAAAGACTTATTCACAAAGCtgggtagaaaaaaaggaacgctGCACCACATGCGTGGCCGCTTTACGCATGCGTAATTAAAAACAATGGTGGTTGGTAAAAAGATATTTCCACTTTGTCGTTGCGACGAGTGGCACACAGCGAAGCgtgtgtttttaaaaactaaaaaGCGGGTTtcaaaacacaaaaaaaaggggagagcgGGGTGGGTGAGTGAGGAAAGtagacgaagaagaggagaaaGACGCAGTTGACGAGGAGGGCGACGCGGCAGAGAAATCAAACAAgcgaattatttaaaagggGTTATTTTCTTGACACGGCTTCTCCACGGACTCAACTGCTGTCGCTGACGTTCATGTACTTTTCGTAGTAAGTAAGGCTGTTGATCTTCCAGTACTGAAAGGAATTGTACTaaatggagggggggggaaaaaaaaaaaagagagacaaTGAGACAATATGTTTTGCAAAACGCAGGCAGGAGTGATGTTTTCGTGGAACCCCGCTGCTTCACGCTAGTAAAAACTTCTTTCTCGCGGGGGGAAGCACATAATGAAGCGATAACATAGCAAATGGAAACGTAGGGAATGGCAAGAAAAGAACGCCCCTTGCGCAAAGCCCCAAAATTGGACGGTCAAAAAGGAACGGCACAAAATTCTACCCATCcgaaatgcacacatttatGCAACAAAttgaagtggaaaaaaaaaaaaaaaaaaaaaaaaatttcatgagTTTATGGGCGGAAAAAGCCGATGTCCCAAATTAGCCATTCttgcaaaaacaaaaaaataaaagaaaagaaaaagaaacttCTCAGATTTATTTGAAAGGGCAAAAGTTCAAATTTAATTCAGTTCTCGAATTGCGCATCGTGTGACATTATGGCAAATTTGGATGGTGAAAATTGAGTACACTTgtgggaaggggaaaaaagctACATGAAAATCACTTGAGCGATGTTTGCACTGTGTATGTGTGCAGAGCGTGTGGGTAAATACTGGGGAGAAAGCATACGCGTGAAACGGTTGGGGCGCCTTGTGCGCATCCGCACTCGGTATGAGTGCATGTTAGCTGGAATGCAGTCCGCACAACACAGAAAAAATCACATCATCACGTTTATGGCGCCTTGGTAATTGACAATTGGGCAAATGGGCAAACGGACATGCATCACAATTTCGTTAagctaaatattttatcattttgtgtttttacTTGGTCGTCGTCTTCTCtctttttgtcatttttgatGCACGGGAACATGTGCTCGGTTATTTCGCTCATGGTTTCGTAGCTGCAGGAGTGGGGAGGGGGCGTggcaaaaaggtgaagtgATGGCGCGACGATTCTTTGTGCAAAGGGGAAGTGTGGGGTCATTCGGGAGTTCTCCCGCGTGGGGCCCCTCCCATTTGGCGCCTCCGCTGCACATTACGTTTTGGCGTAGGTCGAATTGACGTGGTGAACGATGCCCCGGTTGTCTATGATGAACACTTTCGCCTCCGGGACGCCAACAGATATGTACGCTCGATGGTCCTTcgcagggggaaaaaaaaaaagggggggaatgtCAAAGTGAGTGGAGTTAACAtggtgggggggaggattATCAAACTGGTGCACTCTGCCTAATGGcacgaaaggggaaaagtgTGATAACTGCAActgaaaaaatggcatcaTACATACgaacatatgtatgtgctaGACGACCCGTTTTTTGGGGGTCCATTCTTACACTCTCGGTGTTCCCAAAGGCAGCGTAAAAGGGATTGTGATTCAGCGGGAACAGATTTCGTATATCTCTCAACGcagctattttaaaaatgtacggCTTTTTGTCGATAACTTCTCTTTtgaaggaggggaagagTCTATCTGGGCTTAAAATTAAAGGTCCGTCTGGTAGCTTATTATTGTCATTTCTTTTGAATCTGAATAGGTACTCCCTTGTGGAGTCGGCCTGACCGATAGCCCTAGCAGTAAGGTACAAAATATGGTACccattattattaattttgttaaataattGAGATACCCCATCATGAGACCAGTCCTTGCCAACGATCGGCATTATATGTCCAAGTACATTCGACCTAGTAATAGTTCCATCCACATCTGAGATGAcaattttggcatttttcttccatagGTATATGGTGCCATTAATACTTTTGGTGCCTTGAAGAGAGGAGGTAACCAAAAAGGTGATGGTATTTGCTCCTTCCTTTAAATTCAACGATTGTAGTTGTTCTGAGGTCGGTCTCAATGATTTTCGAtaccttatttttattttttcctctccatgTTTGGTACTTCTCCTGCTGACTTCACTTGGATTATGTAACGAATGTTGTATGCTTCTCTTCGAATCGTGTTCTTTGAGAGCTGCCATTTCGTTTTCCTCATGATTATTTGCATTACTATTACTGATGTGATGGTTATTGTTACTGCTCGTGGTAGTAGTAGCAGCTGCGACGGGTGTTGTCTTGATGgtactttttctcccttccttttttttatcttcaatTTGATTGGATCCTTTTGGATCCTTCCCCGTATTCTTGGTATTGATCGTGTTATCATATTCTACACTAGATACTCCGAACCAGTTTCTCCATCCCTTGTCTTTTATTTCGACCAAAGTTAGAGAAGAGTTGAGTAATTTTTCAACAGCCAAAATGGACAGAGGTTGGTTGAACACGACCCAGGAGGCTAGAAGGGGTAGAGCAACCCTTGAGGGATAGTAAGGGTCCTTTTTATCAAATCGAAAGACAAGAGATGGATGGTACCACAGGTTGGAATTCTTATCTATCTGATCATATGTAACTATATTggcttcaaaaatatttttgttgtgAATTTCTATGTTGTAATCATTTTGTTCGTTATCTGCATTTTGGTTGAGTAATAAATGTCCACACAAGCTACACTCAATTCTGTTTTGAATGTCATCGTCAAAGGTGCTCTCCGGTTCGTCCTTCGAGTAGCTTATTTGGTTATCATCATCGTTCGAATTCATCTCTACGTCTACGTTTTCGTCGGAGGAGTGGTGCTCATGGTGTGGCTTGAACCTCCCTCTTGCTTTTGCTCGCTCCTTGTGGTGCTCCTCCGCTTTGGCCCACTTTTCCGCGCTCCATTTGGTTTCTTTGTCTGCTCCTCTGCCTTCTCTGCCTGCTTGTCTGCTTTCTTTTCTGCCAGCTTCTCTACCTGCCTCCGTCTCGGCCCCCGTCCGTGCCTCATTTCCTTCCGCCTTCTCCCTAGCCCGCTCCCTCGCTTTATGCTTCAACTTCTCTATCATCctttgcttccccctttcgaGTTCCTTCTCGCTGATTCCCTCTCCCAAGGAATGCTCGTCTCCTCTCGGTTCCacattttccttattttccTGTTTCGATTCTGCGTTATTTGATTCCTCCTCTGATTTCTTtagcttcatttttgtgggATCCCTATTCGCGTCACTCCCTCGTTGGCTTCCAAGTTGGCTTCCTCTCTGGCTTCCTCGCTGGCTTCCTAGCTGACTTCCTCGCTGGCTTCCTCGTTGGCTTCCTAGTTGGCTTCCTCGTTGGCTTCCCCTTTCGCTGTGTCTCTTCGCATCCGAGACGTTCCCCCTGCTGGGGAGTCCCTCCCCCTCGCTTGGCCTCCTCTTCTCGACATGCCCCGAGTTACCCCAGTTTTTGCCATTGGCATTGTTCGCACTGCTATTATTGTTGCCACTGCTACTGTTGTTGCCTCCGCCCTGGTGGAGGGGGTTGGGCGCCTTGACAGCCGTTTTCGCAGAGTGGCTGCCCCTGCAGGACTTCTTGGGATCCTGCCTGGAGTCATCCGCATCATTATTGTTGCTGAGTTTTCTGGGGACCTCCTTCTTCATATGGTCTAAGTGACTATCTCTATATCTTTTTATATGCTTCGTTTTGCTGCCACGAGGGAagctttttgtttctctctcTTTGTTGAGGGCCTTTCTAACATTCGATTCGCTCAAGTTTCTTCTGCGTACACAAGTGAGGTGTTCCCTCGATGAGGAGTGATCATGAACTGATTCacttttattataaaatttttttcgtttctcctttttttcatttttattgttgGACGATATGGCTGTACAGTTATCTGAGGCGTAATCCTGATTTTTCAAATGGGGTAGTCTTCCCCATGACCAGGACCATTCCGAATTGGCATTAGGATCATCGTCATCCGTTTTTCGTTTATTGGCATGGTGATCGTAGTCTTCACCTAGTACGTTGCGGTGCATGTGGGggcttttgttttttttcttcttcagaTTGTCTTTTTGGACGGAGGCACGGTGGTGGTGGTTGTTGTGATCGAGTCCATCCCGCCCCAAGTGACGATCGTGCCTATCGTGCCTGTCGTGCCGGTCGTGCTGATCGCGCGTGATGAGGTCCCCTCCCTTCGCCTGGTTATTGCtctgcttcctccccttccctTGATCCATTTTGTAGTTCCTATCCACCGACTTGCGTCTATCAATGGCAATGTTGCGAAGGAAGGATTTATCCGAATCGTCATCACTCTTGAAATTGTTCAGAGAATCGTTAATGCTGCAGCTGTCGATGTGTTGATCTAAATATAAATCATTATACTCATGGCGAGGGGATGACAGAGGGGAGGTTTCTAACTCTTCCTCGACATCATCGTATGTCTTTTCAACAAAGTAAGCTTCCCCTGCGCTTCCTAACTTCATATGTAAATTTGTGCTCTTTCCATTTACTAAAATGctcactattttttcttttgaccTTAACAATTTTGTCTTTCCAAATCTCACATGGAAGGGGGTCGACTTGTATGTGAcgcttattttgttttctcctttgagCTTGTTCTCAATCTCGGACTCTATGCAGATTATATCGATGCACCCACTGAGGGTGGCTTGGTTAAAGTCCAGCGCGTTGGACACGCTGCTAActatttttccccacctGCGACGGGGGTTGAAAAGTGGAGGGGTTGCCATGAGGAAGAGTTAGCCGTGAGGGGTGTGGTTAAAAGGGTTAGTTCGTGGTGCAGGTAAACGGATCAGTTCGTGGTGTGGGTAAACGGATCAGTTCGTGGTGCAGGTAAACGGATCAGTTCGTGGTGTGGGTAAACGGATCAGTTCGTGGTGCGGGTAAACGGATCAGTTCGTGGTGTGCACGCATGGGGGGGATGTGTCACCCCAAATGGtcgtatgcacattttttaacattcTTTTTATCTATATCACTtctaatctttttttttttttcttgcgaATGGGACGGGGGGGGCTCTTACTGGGCGTGCCATTTTACGTACCCCCAAAGCCCACTTTGCATTCGTTCGACCATTTACACGGTCGTCATTTTCTTACATGGTTTTCTCTAGCGCGGGTTACACATAACAGGCGATCGGGGCGGAGTGGTGAGGGAGGGAATGCACAGGCTTACgcgtgggggaagcacaacTGGAGCTAAGCACATAGGTGAATTggcacatataaaaatatacatatatgtccGCCTTGGCACCTATAGGGctgcgtacatatatatatacatttacacACGGTTGCGTTAGTACATGCGTGTCGCCCGTCACTTGATTTGtggcttctcccttttgctatAATTTTTCGTCCTTGCTGGGAGCGGATCAGGGGGCTGCCATTGTTCGGCAGGGGTGTTCGCCGGTAGGGTGGGGTGGCACGTGTGAAAGCCGCGAAAGGAAGGGGCCTCGCGAATGGGGCAAGGGAAAATGGAAGACGAGCAGGCAAAAAGAACAGGCCAAGCTACCCGTGACGGGGAAACGCGAAAGGTATACACGTGATAgcagaaggggaaataaTATGTGactgtaaaaaaagggttacaTGAAATATGGgaacgaaaagggaaaaaacattaCGACGTTAAGAAGTTGTGAAGTTGAGAATTTACGAAGTCAGGAAGTTACGAAATTACGAAGTCAGGAAGTTACGAAATTACGAAGTTAGGAAGTTACGAAATTACGAAGgtaaatgtatacatatcttaaaagagcaaaaaaagagattTAATCAAACGCGTgtgaaattgaaaaaaaaaaaaaaaaataatagtgtgtaaaaaattgcgTAATAATGCAATACAAAAAAGATGGGGGTGGGGAGTAAGGGCAGTTTATAACGCAGGTGAGAGAAAAACGTTTGGTAAATTATTCGATCAGATTTGCCTAGAAATTTcagaaatgggaaaataaaagactATACACTTTTGAACGTTCGTGAAGCTGAGGATCGAGGAGCGCGCGCAGggagcgtaaaaaaaaagcaaatggaGATGCCAAAAATAAGCGCAAAGCGGGGCGAAGGGGCACAAAAGGTTCGCAAATGGTACGAGCAGGTATGACAGGTGCACAAAGTGATCGGAAAATGGGCGCAAAAatgcccaaaaaaaaaaaaaaaaaaaaaattaaaaagtctACAAAAAATGGTGGGACACTCTTAAAAAGCGGGCATGAGAAAGGTACATAGAATTTACTGGTTTTCTCATCCTGTGGTGTGtgcgtgaaaaaaagaaaaaaataaattgcccACATCAGCACATGTGCATGATGGTTTCAAAATGTAGCCTACGCgtgcttaaaaattttcgcaCGTACATATGTGTTAAGGTTTAGCGCTttggtttttccccttccttgTGCCTTTGTGTGGATGCTGGTTTTCTCCGCCGCTTAAGTGTACACAGTTGTGGCATATCTGAATGGCTGCACTCCTACAGTGCCGCACAGCTGCAGTTTCCTACTCTCTCcaaattgtttttcctcttggGGGGGGTCCCTCTTCCGCCTCGTCAAGCGGTACTCAGTGGGATTCATCCACTCCAAGGTAGTCCACTTAGCTGCGCATCCCCCATGGGGTTCCCCCCAAGCCGTAgtctttaaaaattaaagagacGCGGGGCACAAAGTGGGAGGTgcagtaaaaaaagtggaaagagGAAAACGCAGATGGAGCGGTGTGGATTGGAGGGTGTCGGCAAAAATGGCGACCAAATTGGCGACCAAAATGGAGACCAAAATGGCGTGCTTCCCCTTCCCGCCGCTCACATTTTTCCACTCCAAATTTAAATTGTAAAGCGCTGCCACGTTTGAGAgataacaagaaaaaaaaaaaaaaaatatatatatattaccaCATATACGCAGTTCTAAACAGTTAACACGTTTTACCTTCATCCTTTTGCACAACAACACATTGCtcacaaattgggaaaatcCCTTGATGaccaatttttattaactctTCTGTTTGAGGGTTGGCTTATTACCCCCCAGGTATAGccagaaaaattatcatttttccattccttcCCTCTGCATAATATGCAGAAGATACCATTaagtcgtttttttctccacccgACCACGACATACGCTTTATGACGGCAGTAGGACATACGCCTTGGTCGTATACCCGCTATCGCAACGTCAGTAAAAACGGGATGTGTCATTAACCGCATGTAGAAAAAGAGAgactcttcttcttctttctttgtttttttattggATAACGTTGCAACAGTAAAACAGTAGGTTTTCAATAATTGTTTTGTAAAGTGtttgagaaaaatttgtaattttttttttttgcctcccccccccttttcctGATATATTCCcgttgtatattttaaaatttgccattttgcggTGAGCTAAAGGGGAGTTTAAGTTTACAGCTTGGGCGAAGTGTAGGCCCCCAAAATgtaaacaaaaggggggcggCACACACACCAGCGAATCGATGTATTTGTGTAGATGGATATACATGCCTTATCGCATAACTCGTGCCAgctagggaaaaaattgtgagtTCACCCCTTGGGCACATCGTACTATGAGGAAGAGACCCCCATGTGCGTCCCTCGAAAAGGAGTCTACAAGGGAGAAGCAACGGACATGCGAAATTTGCAAAACGTcacacaaaggggaaaaacttaACACCGATTCGAACGAAGGAAAGCTTCCATCCCATACGGAGGGAGGGTTATAAAGAAACGCACACTTTtgtgtgcatacgtatgGACATACgtattatatgtatgtacaggAAGGGACGCGGAGAAGAGACATGCCGATTGTTCCTCTTTGGAAAGCAAAATAGGTGGCCTTTCGCGAGTCGGTTGCGGAACGAGAGGGAAAACGAAATCGTTGGGAGTTATTTCGTCTTTTCTCAAAGTGGGGAGTGCAACAGGGCAGGGCATCATTCATGCGCATAAGCCACCTGCAGGGCGcagaaaataagaaaaagggCGCAAAGCGCAACTGCTCCCAACCAAGCGAAGCCAAAATGTGCGGCTCCGAGGAGTACCTGAAGTGCCGTCTGCACTTTGAGTACAACCTAATCGAGTCACACGACACGGTAAAAAAGGTCAGGGAGGGTCACGAGTGCACATTCGTACACACGAAAGGGGGCGATGAAGAAACTCGCAAAAAGAAGATATACCTGTTGGGGTTAAATTATGACGAATGGATTTTCCTGCGCGGGAATTTCCGCTTTCGCCTTTTAAAAGGGATGGCGAAATTTAACGGGCAGGTATTAAAGCCATCGGAGAGATACACAAATGTGCGAATACCTGACTTTTACCCCTTGTTCAAATTTGTGGTCTTGAATGGAAGTAACGTTAAATATGAGAACAACAGATTtgtcttttttgcaaaggaTTCCAAAGGTCCCAGTTGTTGCGGTTGCTGCGGTTGTTGCAGTTGTTGTAGTCTttgcgggggggaggagaagggggaagaaaagccCACTAACCAAGGCGATGCAccacaaaggggagaagaagtgAAGGTAATCGATACGGACATAACGCAAAGCAGAAGCGATTTAACTGATTCGAAACAAAATAGGGAACCCGATGGGGACTCCAATACGTGTGCTcacaaatgtaaaaaaaattggtaccTGAACGAGTGTGGCAATAagatattacaaaattatctGTATGgattgaatattttaaaaagggacaatGGTAAGCGAAAAGAATTCTACGAATACGTGATGAACGCGGACAGACATGATATTAGCACTCTAGCGAGTGTGCACATGATGGATATcataaggagaaaaaattggggggaaAAGTACCCTGTCATTATTGCctttgagaaaaagaaagattTTCTTTACCATTTCGCGAATAAAAACTGTGGGAAGCAGCTTAACTTGTCTAACTTGGAGCAGAATAATAGCCCGTATATTGACACCTACCAGGTGTCGTACGTTTTGAGGGAGTTCCTGCGCTACATACGGATCGGGAAGAAGTACCTGGTGCGGGACATGCTGGCGAGGGCAGGTGGTGAGGGGAGCGGCCATGATCGCATCGAGACCAACCGGGATGGCAGGGGGGACGACTCCCGCGATGACAAGAGGGGAGACCACCTCAGCTTCCCCCACGAAGGCGAAGATAAGGTGGTGGAAAACGAAGTGTGCGAACCGCAGGAGGAGGGCGCGAGGGACGAAGCCGCCAACGGAGGTGAACACGGAAGAACGGGAATGCCCGAATTGGCCAGATTGCCCGAATTGGCCAGATTGCCCGAATTGGCCAGATTGCCCGAATCGGCCAAATTGCCCCAATTGCCCGAATTAACCAAATTGCCCAAATTCGAATGCTGGGAGTTTtacaaaaggaacaaaataaacagcaAAATTCACCAGTTTGATTACCCATACTacaaaagagagagagacaCGAGCAACATATTTAGCATCATGATCATGGGAGACaagggaaagggaaagagTCTCTTGATCATGAACTTggcaaataatttattaaattttcacGAAGAAGTATATCTGGTAGACATTGATGTGGGACAGCCGATCATAGGAATCAGTGGTTTTCTAtccatatataaaataaagcatccattaaataattataatttttttgagaaaaaagccaagtgtgtaaaaaaaatattttttggaggaTGCTCCATCGAGGAAAATGTCTATTATTTTATTGAGTGCCTGGAATACTTGTACTTTTACTTATTCCATATTTactttgagaaaaaaaagaacaataGAAGAGTAGCCAATAAAATGAACGAGTGCTGCTATCCTGTCGTGATTAACACCTTCGGATGGATCAAAAATAT is part of the Plasmodium cynomolgi strain B DNA, chromosome 8, whole genome shotgun sequence genome and harbors:
- a CDS encoding hypothetical protein (putative), encoding WGKIVSSVSNALDFNQATLSGCIDIICIESEIENKLKGENKISVTYKSTPFHVRFGKTKLLRSKEKIVSILVNGKSTNLHMKLGSAGEAYFVEKTYDDVEEELETSPLSSPRHEYNDLYLDQHIDSCSINDSLNNFKSDDDSDKSFLRNIAIDRRKSVDRNYKMDQGKGRKQSNNQAKGGDLITRDQHDRHDRHDRHDRHLGRDGLDHNNHHHRASVQKDNLKKKKNKSPHMHRNVLGEDYDHHANKRKTDDDDPNANSEWSWSWGRLPHLKNQDYASDNCTAISSNNKNEKKEKRKKFYNKSESVHDHSSSREHLTCVRRRNLSESNVRKALNKERETKSFPRGSKTKHIKRYRDSHLDHMKKEVPRKLSNNNDADDSRQDPKKSCRGSHSAKTAVKAPNPLHQGGGNNSSSGNNNSSANNANGKNWDEAKEIRGGIK
- a CDS encoding hypothetical protein (putative), encoding MCGSEEYLKCRLHFEYNLIESHDTVKKVREGHECTFVHTKGGDEETRKKKIYLLGLNYDEWIFLRGNFRFRLLKGMAKFNGQVLKPSERYTNVRIPDFYPLFKFVVLNGSNVKYENNRFVFFAKDSKGPSCCGCCGCCSCCSLCGGEEKGEEKPTNQGDAPQRGEEVKVIDTDITQSRSDLTDSKQNREPDGDSNTCAHKCKKNWYLNECGNKILQNYLYGLNILKRDNGKRKEFYEYVMNADRHDISTLASVHMMDIIRRKNWGEKYPVIIAFEKKKDFLYHFANKNCGKQLNLSNLEQNNSPYIDTYQVSYVLREFLRYIRIGKKYLVRDMLARAGGEGSGHDRIETNRDGRGDDSRDDKRGDHLSFPHEGEDKVVENEVCEPQEEGARDEAANGGEHGRTGMPELARLPELARLPELARLPESAKLPQLPELTKLPKFECWEFYKRNKINSKIHQFDYPYYKRERDTSNIFSIMIMGDKGKGKSLLIMNLANNLLNFHEEVYLVDIDVGQPIIGISGFLSIYKIKHPLNNYNFFEKKAKCVKKIFFGGCSIEENVYYFIECLEYLYFYLFHIYFEKKKNNRRVANKMNECCYPVVINTFGWIKNIGLLLLNLNIYLSNCNFIVQIDSLKCEENVKSKLSREEFVSYLFNDFLLIKLARRNDIYAILNLNNENVSLISEPYSLFNVISQYSHLKEDNFLFHKFDMSFEKENIIHNEFCRNRSGNNFKERECEAQVRDVNKVDVNIGLGGRSDLKGDGYPRYSNKEVEDKEKQKRIENQSGMKNHEMKFESEEKYDYLKKMKFFFGWNCVRVINFVSYKNILSHANIHEILHRSEDCSIQAKRLRWFRIFCYFFYKFKKIIFYSYSPSFGSTLRDRYRHLGGFSDGHSHRNSYRNSYHSLSTGEMKEQPTLHQQGDPRGDKAAIVDEGLQTGKELPTNDKPLEEVCHDKIKHTVSECEGEQTKETTKECSTQIYKTLQSNGPLFNCAIFNLKNVKLSSLVFNRYYFNLLPHGYFNASRFFFNNVVCLCTDVNVTSSAFRNKRKRGGNHEELVGHYQMEDRREDNPGANRVDYYIDRLYINADFKNQNPFIREEYLRENNIQLVPLSENFTCLLTAYVKLIDNMRLIIYLPFWFRQFDLLSSVNTFVAGMQIAPRYMEDMINEYLFYYDVVTEKGVEMMDDPQMGRPTEGGPAC
- a CDS encoding DNA-directed RNA polymerases I II and III 14.4 kDa polypeptide (putative), whose product is MGDEFGQGVDSDDGDNYENDIDIITENQIKKEKSDYEHSDANDDNIRITSPYLTKYEKARIIGTRALQISLNAPLTIPIETQGGGDVSNGKNEYDNYLNNDPLVIAEKELHNKSIPFILRRYLPNGSYEDWKLDELIID